Proteins from a genomic interval of Tachyglossus aculeatus isolate mTacAcu1 unplaced genomic scaffold, mTacAcu1.pri scaffold_280_arrow_ctg1, whole genome shotgun sequence:
- the LOC119923819 gene encoding putative olfactory receptor 14L1 — MGNLLIIAVITYDRHLHNPMYLFLKNLSFIDLCYISVTVPKSILNGLTGSVSISLLGCVLQVYWVTFLACAELLLLTAMSYDRYIAICCPLHYDSIINRGASVKMVAMSWLGGSFNGFVHTTATCTLPFCGFNVIHQFFCEIPQLLKLSSSRRNVPELAVTMVSAVFVLLSFIAVIISYVRIFSAVMKISSAEGQSKAFSTCLPHLVVFTTFLITCVFEYLKPTSDSPSILDVLLSVFYIVADCSLFI, encoded by the exons atggggaatctcctcatcatcgccgttaTCACGTACGACCGGCATCTCCACAACCCTATGTACttgttcctcaagaacctttccTTCAtagatctctgctacatctctgtcactgtccctAAATCCATCCTCAATGGATTGACTGGCAGCGTGTCCATCTCTCTCCTGGGGTGTGTTCTGCAGGTGTATTGGGTTACTTTCCTTGCATGTGCTGAGCTGCTGTTACTCACAGCCATGTCCTATGATCGCTATATTGCCATCTGCTGTCCTTTGCACTATGACAGCATCATAAACCGAGGGGCAAGTGTGAAGATGGTGGCCATGTCCTGGCTTGGTGGAAGCTTCAATGGCTTCGTTCACACAACagcaacttgtactctccccttCTGTGGGTTCAATgtgatccaccagttcttctgtgaaatCCCCCAACTCCTAAAACTCTCCAGCTCTAGAAGGAATGTGCCCGAATTGGCAGTCACAATGGTCTCTGCAGTTTTTGTTCTTCTTAGTTTTATAGCCGTCATCATCTCTTACGTTCGCATCTTCTCTGCCGTGATGAAGATCTCATCTGCAGAGGGTcagtccaaagccttctctacctgcctgccccatctcgtcgttTTCACCACTTTTCTGATCACTTGTGTCTTTGAGTATTTAAAGCCAACATCAGactctccctccatcctggaTGTGCTGCTGTCTGTGTTTTAtattgtg Gctgactgctcactcttcatttga